From the genome of Nasonia vitripennis strain AsymCx chromosome 1, Nvit_psr_1.1, whole genome shotgun sequence, one region includes:
- the LOC100121611 gene encoding atrophin-1-like: MHHNKRSQKNPHVSCKPPSFKYHPRARQGTSVLQPREPVAVTQSSAMRLLSSTALVLILVGAALASPAKRKLEKKSISNSLAPKAIEPVDQKLDEPAKLSDEALMEIAGENVDRAKKSTTFCVEIHQNKPTQVDCDELNNRPIPPPPPPPAPAVPQPEEPLPPPPAPPAPVPQQQPEEYKYELPCEPEMAAYYVQPPGEIVYAPTGKCAPHMSGLHHVPSGNPLYTAPAGGASGTPSINVLHLPTGGTPGASGHPTINVLHLPSTGHGVGPSVMPLHTTGGAGLAPAHPHLIRPLPLNHGIHHGGLSLHGGLPLHGGLPLHGALPLHGALPLHGHGVLHNLHHQSALECTCKTTPEAAAKSADGSPPSNEELAMKFIQDLQRNAQTQSAGSPSSPTMVQMGPGQSASPVMIMRSPSGAPLMSLSQPGSPMMMISSDSNSPAMAGKSEMRYMPFRPMSNVQQQVIQQQQSTVTNGMGGIGYPPALSSYPMHPYGNFGPGLYPGGMLRSNADCLQDSFGSSPHVLTQGLRLSREEAETSGQVQPEQKAEEKPQEGKPSPSEIIEAMKKQNEDNSQDDKNSRIARFLMEKNVQGNVVDEK; encoded by the exons ATGCATCACAACAAACGCTCGCAAAAAAATCCTCACGTCAGCTGCAAACCACCAAGCTTTAAATACCATCCCCGAGCCAGGCAAGGTACCAGTGTTCTCCAGCCTCGAGAACCAGTCGCAGTCACACAGTCCTCCGCGATGCGTCTGCTCAGTTCAACCGCGCTCGTGCTGATCCTCGTAGGCGCTGCTCTGGCGAGTCCCGCCAAGAGGAAACTCGAGAAGAAGTCTATCTCCAACAGCCTGGCACCCAAGGCCATCGAGCCCGTCGACCAGAAGCTCGACGAGCCAGCTAAACTCAGCGATGAGGCCCTCATGGAGATCGCCGGGGAGAACGTCGACCGGGCTAAGAAGTCCACGACTTTCTGTGTGGAGATTCACCAGAACAAGCCGACGCAGGTGGACTGCGACGAGCTGAACAACAGGCCGATTCCACCGCCACCGCCACCACCTGCACCAGCGGTACCACAGCCCGAGGAGCCGCTACCACCGCCGCCGGCACCTCCAGCACCTGTCCCGCAGCAACAGCCCGAGGAGTACAAATACGAGCTGCCGTGCGAGCCGGAGATGGCCGCGTATTACGTACAACCGCCTGGTGAGATCGTTTACGCTCCGACCGGTAAATGCGCCCCACATATGTCCGGCCTTCACCACGTGCCGTCGGGCAATCCTCTGTACACCGCACCGGCTGGCGGAGCCTCCGGTACCCCGTCCATCAACGTTCTCCACCTGCCAACTGGTGGTACTCCGGGAGCTTCTGGCCACCCGACCATCAATGTTCTTCATCTGCCAAGCACCGGACACGGAGTTGGCCCATCGGTGATGCCGCTGCACACCACCGGTGGAGCCGGACTCGCTCCAGCACACCCTCACTTGATCCGGCCTTTGCCACTGAACCACGGAATCCACCACGGAGGTCTGTCACTTCACGGAGGATTGCCGCTTCACGGAGGTCTGCCGCTTCACGGAGCCCTTCCACTGCACGGAGCTCTGCCACTTCACGGACACGGAGTCCTTCACAATCTTCACCACCAGTCGGCACTAGAGTGCACTTGCAAGACGACCCCCGAAGCTGCCGCCAAGTCGGCTGATGGCTCTCCGCCGAGCAACGAAGAACTGGCGATGAAGTTCATCCAGGACCTTCAGAGGAATGCCCAGACTCAGTCTGCTGGATCTCCCTCTAGCCCAACGATGGTCCAG ATGGGACCAGGACAATCAGCAAGCCCTGTTATGATAATGAGGAGTCCGTCTGGCGCACCGTTGATGTCTCTAAGCCAACCAGGTAGCCCCATGATGATGATTTCCTCTGACTCGAACAGTCCAGCGATGGCCGGCAAATCG GAAATGCGCTACATGCCTTTCCGTCCGATGTCGAACGTCCAGCAGCAGGTCATTCAGCAGCAACAGTCAACCGTAACAAACGGAATGGGTGGAATCGGTTACCCGCCGGCGTTATCCAGCTACCCGATGCATCCCTACGGAAACTTCGGACCTGGTCTCTATCCCGGCGGTATGCTTCGTAGCAATGCCGACTGTCTTCAGGACAGCTTCGGCAGCTCGCCCCACGTTCTGACACAGGGTCTGAGACTCAGCCGCGAGGAAGCTGAGACTTCTGGACAGGTGCAGCCCGAGCAGAAGGCAGAGGAGAAGCCCCAGGAAGGAAAACCATCGCCTAGCGAGATCATCGAGGCTATGAAGAAGCAGAACGAAGATAACAGTCAGGACGACAAAAACTCGAGGATCGCCAGGTTCTTGATGGAGAAGAACGTCCAGGGCAACGTAGTCGACGAGAAGTAA